From Nitrobacter sp. NHB1, a single genomic window includes:
- the prmC gene encoding peptide chain release factor N(5)-glutamine methyltransferase, which produces MAESFAAQTIETARRSLAARFEAAGIDSAALDARMLTGAALHLDLTGLIAQGPRQLTADDVTRLDAFARRRLAGEPVARILGTKEFWGLPLKLSADTLVPRPDTETVVEAALEILRAEGRTRAPLRIADLGTGSGAILLALLSELREATGVGTDLSAAALDTAKANAQHLGLAPRADFMVSDYAWGLSDPFDLIVSNPPYIRSADIASLAPEVRDHDPHLALDGGRDGLDAYRRIATQAAGLLSPRGLLVLEVGQGQDGDVVRLVAAAGLTVAEPARADLAGIGRAVAARKLPF; this is translated from the coding sequence GTGGCCGAATCATTCGCCGCACAGACCATAGAGACCGCGCGACGATCGCTGGCGGCGCGCTTCGAGGCCGCCGGGATCGACAGCGCCGCACTCGACGCTCGAATGCTGACCGGCGCGGCGCTGCACCTCGATCTCACCGGGCTGATCGCGCAAGGCCCGCGCCAGCTCACCGCGGATGACGTGACGCGCCTTGACGCTTTCGCGCGACGCCGTCTCGCGGGCGAGCCGGTGGCGCGCATTCTCGGAACGAAGGAATTCTGGGGGCTGCCGCTCAAGCTGTCGGCGGACACGCTGGTGCCGCGGCCGGATACCGAAACCGTGGTCGAGGCCGCACTCGAAATTCTCCGTGCCGAAGGCCGGACCAGGGCTCCGCTGCGCATCGCCGATCTCGGCACCGGCAGCGGTGCGATCCTGCTCGCGCTGCTGAGCGAACTGCGGGAGGCCACCGGCGTCGGCACCGATCTGAGCGCAGCGGCGCTCGACACTGCGAAAGCCAATGCGCAACACCTCGGTCTCGCGCCGCGCGCAGACTTCATGGTCAGCGACTATGCGTGGGGCCTGTCCGATCCGTTCGACCTGATCGTCTCGAACCCACCCTATATCCGCTCGGCCGATATCGCGTCTCTCGCGCCGGAGGTGCGCGACCACGATCCGCATCTCGCGCTGGATGGCGGCCGCGACGGGCTCGATGCCTATCGCCGGATCGCGACGCAAGCGGCGGGGCTGCTATCGCCCCGCGGCCTCCTCGTGCTGGAGGTCGGGCAGGGTCAGGACGGCGACGTCGTCCGACTGGTGGCCGCCGCAGGGTTAACGGTCGCGGAGCCTGCAAGGGCCGACCTCGCGGGCATCGGCCGGGCCGTCGCAGCCCGGAAATTGCCCTTTTAA
- a CDS encoding DUF4167 domain-containing protein, producing the protein MRNGQNNNKRMRSRNNNNNNNNNNNRRGQNPMTRVFESSGPDIKIRGTASHVAEKYVQLARDARSSGDPVAAENYYQHAEHYFRLIAAAQEQFRQSQPQQQPRIDVDTPDDAGGDDDSESYSNFGAEPGFVPVQQPRDNHQRDQQPLQRDQQQPREHRQPQPQYQPQPAIQPADDGGVDRLPSFITGSQPQVSGGRFEGNGHQGSERTDRFPPRRRRRPHGPRPDGMVQPPVPGEDFNSGNE; encoded by the coding sequence ATGAGAAACGGTCAGAATAACAACAAGCGGATGCGTAGCCGGAACAACAACAATAATAATAATAACAATAACAACCGGCGCGGCCAGAATCCGATGACGCGGGTTTTCGAATCCAGCGGCCCCGACATCAAGATCCGCGGCACCGCCTCCCACGTCGCCGAGAAATACGTCCAGCTCGCCCGCGACGCTCGCTCATCCGGCGATCCGGTGGCCGCCGAGAACTACTATCAGCACGCCGAGCATTATTTCCGCCTGATCGCCGCGGCGCAGGAACAGTTTCGCCAGAGTCAGCCGCAGCAACAGCCGCGGATCGACGTCGACACGCCGGACGATGCGGGCGGCGACGACGACAGCGAAAGCTACTCGAATTTCGGGGCGGAGCCCGGCTTCGTTCCGGTTCAGCAGCCGCGCGACAATCATCAGCGCGACCAGCAACCCTTACAGCGCGACCAGCAGCAGCCTCGCGAGCACCGTCAACCGCAACCGCAATATCAGCCGCAACCGGCAATCCAGCCCGCCGACGATGGCGGCGTCGATCGCCTGCCGTCGTTCATCACGGGATCGCAACCTCAGGTGAGCGGCGGCCGGTTCGAAGGCAACGGCCATCAGGGCAGTGAGCGCACCGACCGCTTCCCCCCGCGCCGTCGCCGTCGCCCGCATGGTCCGCGCCCGGACGGCATGGTGCAACCGCCCGTCCCCGGCGAGGACTTCAACTCCGGCAACGAATAG
- a CDS encoding methyltransferase domain-containing protein: protein MAIDVIDLRDFYSQRLGIVARRLINRGIHAHWPSMAGQCVVGLGYPTPYLGLFREDCERCIAFMPAAQGVLKWPTARPALATLVDELSLPLQDAAADRILLVHALEMSDDPESLLREVWRVLSPSGRMMAIVPNRRGIWTRTDATPFGYGRPYSRSQITQLLRQTWFTPSAWGEALFVPPINGGWFLRSAVAWERVGAALSLPFAGVHIVEATKQVYRPIAAKRAHSRLIPALPPALAPSSCSAEE from the coding sequence ATGGCGATCGACGTCATTGACCTCCGCGATTTCTATTCGCAGCGCCTCGGCATCGTGGCGCGGCGGCTGATCAATCGCGGCATTCATGCGCATTGGCCGAGTATGGCAGGTCAGTGCGTGGTCGGCCTCGGCTACCCGACGCCTTATCTCGGCCTGTTCCGCGAGGACTGCGAACGCTGTATTGCCTTCATGCCGGCGGCGCAGGGCGTATTGAAATGGCCGACGGCGCGGCCGGCGCTGGCGACCCTGGTCGACGAGCTTTCATTGCCGTTGCAGGATGCGGCGGCGGACCGCATCCTGCTGGTTCATGCGCTGGAAATGTCGGACGATCCGGAAAGCTTGCTGCGTGAAGTGTGGCGCGTCCTCTCGCCGTCAGGCCGGATGATGGCAATCGTTCCCAATCGCCGCGGTATCTGGACCAGGACCGATGCTACGCCGTTCGGCTACGGCCGGCCGTATTCGCGCTCGCAGATCACCCAACTGCTGCGGCAGACATGGTTTACGCCGTCGGCCTGGGGCGAGGCGCTGTTCGTCCCGCCGATCAATGGCGGCTGGTTCCTGCGCTCGGCCGTGGCGTGGGAGCGTGTCGGCGCGGCGCTGTCGCTGCCATTCGCCGGCGTTCATATTGTGGAGGCGACCAAGCAGGTCTATCGCCCCATTGCCGCAAAGCGGGCGCACAGCCGGTTGATCCCGGCCTTGCCGCCTGCGCTCGCGCCGTCGTCATGCAGTGCCGAGGAGTGA
- the gloB gene encoding hydroxyacylglutathione hydrolase gives MTAEIRLFTCLTDNFGALIHDPATNATAAIDAPEAGPIVKALEREGWMLTDILVTHHHADHVGGIAELKQKYNCRVVAPHDKSSRIANVDLRVGQGDIVKVGTLLGRVLETPGHTLDHVSYVFDDDKVVFAADTLFSIGCGRVIEGTYPMMWDSLLKLRALPDDFRLFCGHEYTASNVKFALTVEPNNTALKARAEDVARFRAEGKPTVPTLMGEEKKANVFLRADDPAVAAGVHMKGASGADVFGELRERKNKF, from the coding sequence ATGACCGCCGAAATTCGCCTGTTCACCTGCCTCACCGATAATTTCGGCGCCTTGATTCACGACCCCGCGACCAATGCAACCGCCGCGATCGATGCCCCGGAGGCCGGGCCGATCGTCAAGGCGCTGGAGCGTGAAGGCTGGATGCTGACCGACATTCTGGTCACTCATCACCACGCCGATCATGTCGGCGGCATCGCGGAACTGAAGCAGAAATACAACTGCCGGGTGGTCGCGCCGCATGACAAGAGCAGCCGGATCGCCAACGTCGATTTGCGCGTCGGCCAGGGCGATATCGTCAAGGTCGGAACGCTGCTGGGGCGCGTGCTGGAAACGCCCGGTCACACGCTGGACCACGTCAGCTACGTGTTCGACGACGACAAGGTGGTGTTCGCCGCCGACACGCTGTTCTCGATCGGTTGCGGGCGGGTGATCGAGGGCACCTATCCGATGATGTGGGACTCGCTTTTGAAACTGCGCGCGCTGCCGGACGATTTCCGGCTCTTTTGCGGCCACGAATACACCGCATCGAACGTGAAATTCGCGCTGACCGTTGAGCCGAACAACACGGCCCTCAAGGCCCGTGCCGAGGACGTCGCGCGGTTCCGCGCCGAGGGCAAGCCGACGGTGCCGACCCTGATGGGCGAGGAGAAGAAGGCCAACGTATTCCTGCGCGCCGACGATCCGGCGGTGGCGGCCGGAGTCCACATGAAGGGAGCCAGCGGGGCCGATGTTTTCGGCGAGTTGCGCGAGCGCAAGAACAAGTTCTGA
- a CDS encoding cupin domain-containing protein — protein MDMTLSAADIIARLGLKPHPEGGHYRETFRDFRTDDQSRAVSTAIYFLLVRGERSRRHRIDAVEVWHYYAGSPLLLQIDDSAITRTIRLGANLIAGEVPQALVPAYAWQTAESSGDWTLVGCTVAPGFEFSGFELG, from the coding sequence ATGGATATGACGCTCTCCGCCGCCGACATCATCGCGCGGCTGGGTCTCAAGCCGCACCCGGAAGGCGGCCACTATCGTGAAACCTTTCGCGACTTCCGCACCGACGACCAGAGCCGCGCCGTCTCCACCGCGATCTATTTCCTGCTGGTGCGCGGCGAACGCTCGCGCCGGCATCGCATCGATGCGGTGGAGGTCTGGCACTACTACGCCGGCAGTCCGCTGCTGCTGCAGATCGATGACAGCGCCATCACGCGCACAATCCGTCTCGGCGCAAATCTCATAGCGGGCGAGGTACCGCAGGCGCTGGTGCCCGCTTATGCCTGGCAGACGGCGGAGAGCAGCGGCGACTGGACGCTGGTGGGATGCACGGTTGCGCCGGGGTTTGAATTCTCCGGCTTCGAACTGGGTTAG
- the recR gene encoding recombination mediator RecR yields the protein MPSAVTGPEIDRLIQLLARLPGLGPRSARRAALHLIKKREALMTPLAGALQVVIDRILVCETCGNIDTRSPCTVCTDTRRDPSIIVVVADVADLWALERAGATNGFYHVLGATLSPLDGVGPQDLTIDALVSRAHDPRVTEIVLALNATVDGQTTAHYITDLLGDANVKVTRLAHGVPVGGELDYLDEGTLSAAMRQRTLF from the coding sequence ATGCCGTCCGCCGTCACCGGACCCGAGATCGACCGTCTGATCCAGTTGCTGGCGCGGCTGCCGGGGCTTGGCCCGCGCTCGGCGCGCCGGGCAGCGTTGCATCTGATCAAGAAGCGCGAGGCACTGATGACACCGCTGGCAGGCGCGCTTCAGGTTGTGATCGACAGGATCCTGGTCTGCGAAACCTGCGGCAACATCGACACGCGCAGTCCATGCACGGTGTGCACGGACACGCGGCGCGATCCCTCCATCATCGTCGTGGTTGCGGACGTGGCCGACCTCTGGGCGTTGGAGCGCGCCGGCGCCACCAACGGATTCTATCACGTGCTCGGCGCGACGCTGTCGCCGCTCGATGGCGTCGGTCCACAGGATCTGACCATCGACGCGCTGGTGTCGCGGGCGCACGATCCGCGGGTGACGGAAATCGTCCTGGCGCTGAATGCGACCGTCGACGGCCAGACTACGGCGCATTACATCACCGATCTGCTTGGCGATGCCAACGTGAAGGTGACGCGGCTCGCCCATGGCGTTCCGGTCGGAGGCGAACTCGATTATCTCGATGAAGGGACGCTGTCGGCTGCGATGCGGCAGCGCACGCTTTTTTAG
- a CDS encoding YbaB/EbfC family nucleoid-associated protein yields the protein MADFLGMMKQAAQLQSKMKAMQDELDHVEVEGASGGGLVTVRMTAKMEVKTISIDPSLIKPDEREILEDLVVSALSDARRKAEVAMQEKMQSLTGGLGLPPGLGFG from the coding sequence ATGGCTGACTTTCTTGGCATGATGAAGCAGGCGGCTCAATTGCAATCCAAGATGAAGGCGATGCAGGACGAACTCGACCATGTGGAGGTCGAAGGCGCTTCCGGCGGCGGCCTCGTGACCGTGCGGATGACCGCGAAGATGGAAGTCAAGACGATCTCGATCGATCCGTCGCTGATCAAACCGGACGAACGCGAAATCCTCGAGGACCTTGTGGTGAGCGCACTAAGCGACGCGCGCCGCAAGGCGGAGGTCGCGATGCAGGAGAAGATGCAGTCCTTGACGGGGGGGCTTGGTCTGCCGCCCGGCCTCGGTTTCGGCTGA